In Chitinophaga nivalis, a single genomic region encodes these proteins:
- a CDS encoding family 20 glycosylhydrolase, translating to MWKFFRLTGACCLLLHSAFAQSQRYPIIPYPQQLVPQAGTFDITAGTKLVLPADAAAFTPATAQLEQLFTRALGKPLAVATKADKGAIVLQQNPALAGAEDYTMEVTPQQLLITAKTGTGFFRAAQTLRQLMPPAIETATGKRLAKIAIPAMQLKDHPTYDWRGMHLDVSRHFFSITYLKKFIDLLALYKMNKLHLHLTDDQGWRIEIKKYPLLTTQGAWRTFNNQDSVCMKKAIDNPDMAIDEEHIIRKDGKTWYGGFYTQEQMKDIIAYAADRQIEIIPEIDMPGHMMAAIKAYPFLSCSEETGWGKDFSTPICPCNESTFTFAEDVFTEIAALFPSKYIHLGADEVEKSSWASSPACAAVMKANNLKTVEELQSYFVKRMEKFFNSKGKVLIGWDEILQGGISPTAVLMYWRAWVPDAPVQAARHGNKVIMTPGNPLYFDGTPDRNSIYNVYHFEPVPKGLTPEEATHIMGAQANIWTEYIASEKRADYMFMPRMTALAEVLWTHRPDYEGYLQRLQAHYKRLDNLGIHYRLPDLDGFTEDNVFVDKGSLQVKKPLTDMTIRYTTDGSIPDAKAKVLPGSLTITRPDTIRLAAFSPAGNRGDIYTLRYRQQNYLKATVVKDAFPGLQLDYYQGAFKSATAIKPMADSSLRVANVVIPEGMGKGGGAFGARIKGYIQVPATGIYSFYLTCDDGGILYIDEQEVVNNDGWHAPVQKSGQVALEKGWHPLQVAFVEGGGGYTLRLEYSINGGKLQPVPDEWLRSAR from the coding sequence ATGTGGAAATTTTTCAGGCTTACAGGCGCCTGCTGTTTGCTGTTGCATTCAGCTTTTGCCCAATCGCAGCGGTATCCGATCATTCCTTATCCGCAACAACTGGTACCGCAGGCAGGTACTTTTGATATCACAGCAGGAACAAAACTGGTATTACCCGCAGATGCGGCCGCCTTTACACCGGCTACCGCGCAGCTGGAGCAACTTTTTACCCGGGCGCTGGGAAAACCACTGGCTGTTGCCACCAAAGCAGATAAGGGTGCTATTGTGCTGCAACAAAATCCGGCGCTGGCGGGTGCGGAAGACTACACCATGGAGGTAACGCCACAGCAATTGCTGATTACGGCTAAAACCGGCACCGGCTTTTTCCGGGCGGCGCAAACGCTGCGCCAGCTGATGCCACCTGCCATTGAAACGGCTACCGGTAAGCGATTGGCAAAAATCGCGATTCCGGCTATGCAGCTGAAAGATCATCCCACCTACGACTGGCGGGGGATGCACCTGGATGTGTCGCGGCATTTCTTTTCTATTACCTATCTCAAAAAATTCATCGATCTCCTCGCTTTATACAAAATGAATAAGCTGCACCTGCATCTCACAGATGACCAGGGCTGGCGGATCGAAATAAAAAAATATCCGCTGCTGACCACACAGGGAGCGTGGCGCACCTTTAATAACCAGGATTCTGTGTGCATGAAAAAGGCCATAGATAATCCGGATATGGCTATTGATGAGGAACATATCATCCGGAAAGATGGTAAAACATGGTATGGTGGCTTCTATACGCAGGAGCAGATGAAAGATATCATCGCTTATGCTGCCGACAGACAGATAGAAATTATTCCGGAAATAGATATGCCCGGTCATATGATGGCGGCCATCAAAGCATATCCTTTCCTGAGCTGTAGTGAGGAAACTGGCTGGGGTAAAGACTTCTCCACCCCCATTTGCCCTTGTAATGAAAGTACGTTCACTTTTGCGGAAGACGTATTTACCGAAATAGCGGCCTTGTTTCCGTCGAAATATATTCACCTCGGCGCAGATGAAGTGGAGAAATCCAGCTGGGCATCCTCTCCGGCATGTGCAGCTGTGATGAAGGCGAACAACCTGAAAACGGTAGAGGAGCTGCAAAGCTATTTTGTGAAGCGGATGGAAAAATTCTTTAACAGCAAAGGCAAGGTGCTGATTGGCTGGGACGAGATTTTACAGGGAGGTATTAGTCCTACCGCGGTGCTGATGTACTGGCGGGCCTGGGTACCGGATGCACCGGTACAGGCAGCCCGGCATGGGAATAAAGTGATTATGACACCAGGTAATCCGCTGTATTTCGACGGCACGCCTGACCGTAACTCCATTTATAATGTATACCATTTTGAACCGGTACCGAAAGGCTTAACGCCGGAGGAAGCCACGCATATTATGGGCGCGCAGGCTAATATCTGGACAGAATACATCGCCTCTGAAAAGAGAGCAGACTATATGTTTATGCCACGTATGACCGCCCTGGCGGAAGTATTGTGGACACACCGGCCGGATTACGAAGGCTATCTCCAGCGTTTGCAGGCGCACTACAAAAGGCTGGACAACCTGGGGATACATTACCGCCTGCCCGACCTGGATGGTTTTACAGAAGATAATGTATTTGTAGACAAGGGTAGCTTACAGGTGAAAAAGCCCCTAACGGATATGACTATCCGTTATACCACCGATGGCAGTATTCCGGATGCAAAAGCCAAAGTATTGCCGGGCAGCCTGACGATTACCCGTCCGGATACCATCCGGCTGGCGGCTTTCAGTCCTGCCGGCAACCGGGGCGACATCTATACCTTACGCTACCGGCAGCAAAACTACCTGAAAGCAACGGTGGTGAAAGATGCTTTCCCGGGTTTGCAACTGGATTATTACCAGGGCGCCTTTAAAAGTGCCACGGCTATTAAACCAATGGCAGACAGTTCTCTGCGGGTAGCCAATGTGGTGATCCCGGAAGGTATGGGTAAAGGTGGCGGCGCCTTTGGCGCCCGGATAAAGGGCTATATACAGGTGCCTGCAACGGGGATCTATAGTTTTTATCTGACCTGTGATGATGGCGGTATCCTTTATATAGATGAACAGGAAGTGGTGAACAATGATGGCTGGCACGCACCTGTGCAGAAGAGCGGACAGGTAGCCCTGGAGAAAGGCTGGCATCCGTTGCAGGTAGCGTTTGTAGAAGGAGGGGGTGGTTACACCCTTCGGCTGGAGTACAGTATCAATGGCGGGAAGCTGCAGCCGGTTCCGGATGAGTGGCTACGGTCAGCCAGATAA
- a CDS encoding pseudouridine synthase, whose protein sequence is MEHRYFIVNKPFNMVSQFVSPDPVNLLGDLSFDFPEGTHAIGRLDNDSEGLLILTTNKKVTRLLFNSGKAHERTYLVRVKGVMSEASLKRLQTGVPICLSGQLYYTTPPCRVEITERPPGLFNRPQELTAAAPHTWLYITLTEGKFRQVRKMVDAVRHRCQRLIRVSIEDLQLGDLAPGAVRELSETAFFTLLKIDPDRD, encoded by the coding sequence ATGGAGCATCGTTATTTTATTGTCAATAAGCCATTCAATATGGTGTCGCAGTTTGTGAGCCCCGATCCGGTGAACCTGCTCGGTGATTTATCTTTTGATTTCCCGGAGGGCACTCACGCCATTGGCCGGCTCGATAATGACTCAGAAGGATTATTGATATTAACGACCAATAAAAAAGTCACCCGTCTTTTATTCAATAGCGGAAAAGCGCATGAACGTACTTACCTGGTACGGGTCAAGGGCGTGATGAGTGAGGCGTCGCTGAAACGGCTGCAGACAGGCGTTCCCATTTGCCTGAGCGGACAGCTGTATTATACCACGCCTCCTTGCCGGGTGGAAATTACTGAGCGGCCACCCGGTTTGTTCAATCGCCCGCAGGAACTGACAGCAGCGGCGCCGCACACGTGGCTGTACATCACGTTGACGGAAGGGAAATTCCGGCAGGTCCGGAAGATGGTGGATGCTGTCAGACATCGCTGCCAGCGGCTGATCCGGGTATCTATTGAAGACCTGCAGCTGGGAGATCTGGCGCCTGGCGCAGTACGGGAACTATCTGAAACGGCGTTTTTTACCCTGCTGAAAATTGATCCTGACCGGGATTAA
- a CDS encoding putative sensor domain DACNV-containing protein produces METMNGSTYQAANKVADIITSHFKKHLIVAKEEGEDDLAHVPAAVLVEKIIDVAFWASLRKEEGNATRISLAFLKPSQAGKPLLFEKRIPLTPHALTKLAPGVERAGVHVGIWYEGDELYIWGTTIKLPNLCFVLDVSEPGLLVVKHRRAAGLGKFTNVAVLRGDQVKVINEDIGKLAETPPILKSLLGVETTCLWNDGVNVLIQIAVSMRAHKRGGILLVTPYGSDAWRDSIIHPLQYPVVPAFAGIADLIRHDGKKVTEIFWQNALRREVENITGLTAVDGATVINNQQELLAFGAKIARAKDAKPVDQILLTEPILDGVPTLMHPSSIGGTRHLSAAQFVHDQRDALALVASQDGYFTVFSWSDKANLVQAHRIDILLI; encoded by the coding sequence ATGGAAACAATGAATGGCTCTACCTATCAGGCAGCAAATAAAGTAGCAGATATCATCACCTCCCACTTTAAGAAACATCTGATCGTGGCGAAGGAAGAAGGAGAGGATGACCTGGCCCATGTACCGGCGGCGGTACTGGTGGAAAAGATCATTGATGTGGCTTTCTGGGCCAGCTTACGTAAAGAAGAAGGCAATGCTACCCGCATATCCCTGGCTTTCCTGAAACCTTCTCAGGCCGGTAAGCCCCTCTTATTTGAAAAAAGGATTCCCCTCACCCCGCATGCCTTGACCAAACTCGCGCCCGGTGTGGAGCGGGCTGGTGTACATGTAGGTATCTGGTATGAAGGAGATGAATTATATATCTGGGGTACCACCATCAAACTGCCTAATCTTTGTTTTGTATTGGACGTATCTGAACCGGGACTCCTGGTGGTAAAACACCGCCGGGCAGCAGGTCTGGGCAAATTTACCAATGTGGCCGTATTGAGAGGCGATCAGGTAAAGGTGATCAATGAAGATATCGGCAAGCTGGCGGAAACGCCGCCTATCCTCAAATCGTTACTGGGTGTGGAAACCACTTGTCTCTGGAACGATGGGGTGAATGTATTGATCCAGATTGCGGTATCCATGCGGGCGCACAAACGCGGCGGTATTTTGCTGGTGACGCCCTATGGCAGCGATGCCTGGCGCGACTCTATTATCCATCCCCTGCAATATCCGGTGGTACCGGCTTTCGCTGGTATTGCGGACCTGATCCGGCACGACGGCAAAAAAGTAACAGAAATATTCTGGCAAAATGCACTCCGGCGGGAGGTAGAAAATATTACCGGCCTTACAGCGGTAGATGGCGCTACCGTCATTAACAATCAGCAGGAACTGCTGGCCTTCGGCGCTAAAATAGCCCGGGCCAAAGATGCCAAACCGGTAGATCAGATTCTGCTGACAGAACCGATACTCGATGGCGTACCTACCTTGATGCATCCTTCCAGTATCGGAGGCACCCGGCACCTTTCTGCCGCCCAGTTTGTACATGACCAACGGGACGCCCTGGCACTCGTGGCTTCCCAGGATGGATATTTTACCGTGTTCTCCTGGTCAGACAAAGCAAACCTGGTACAGGCGCACAGGATTGATATCCTGTTGATATAG
- a CDS encoding GNAT family N-acetyltransferase, whose amino-acid sequence MLKATINDRSVVIALLCRAFDSNPSVNYIIPQDTRRKERIAQLMAYSFDLCLRFGEVYLTADKGACALVLFPDQKKTSLRTIWLDLKFVLKGISIWRVGKVLKREAAIAACYPATPIYYLWFIGVEPQQQHVGTGGQLLRKLMAAANGMKRPIYLETSVPGNVSWYERNGFEVYQELSFSQQLYMMRKVV is encoded by the coding sequence ATGCTTAAAGCTACAATTAACGACCGGAGTGTAGTGATAGCTTTGCTTTGCAGGGCTTTTGACAGTAACCCCAGTGTAAATTATATTATTCCACAGGATACCCGCCGTAAAGAAAGGATTGCCCAGCTGATGGCGTATTCCTTTGATCTTTGTCTGCGTTTCGGGGAAGTTTATCTGACAGCAGATAAAGGCGCCTGCGCCCTCGTGCTATTCCCGGACCAGAAAAAAACATCCCTGCGTACCATCTGGCTGGACCTGAAATTTGTACTCAAAGGTATCAGCATCTGGCGGGTAGGCAAGGTGCTGAAACGGGAAGCGGCCATTGCTGCCTGTTATCCGGCTACGCCCATTTATTATCTGTGGTTTATAGGGGTAGAACCCCAGCAACAGCATGTAGGCACCGGCGGACAACTGCTCCGGAAACTGATGGCTGCTGCCAACGGGATGAAAAGACCCATCTACCTGGAAACCTCCGTGCCGGGCAATGTGAGCTGGTATGAACGGAATGGATTTGAGGTGTACCAGGAGTTAAGCTTCTCCCAGCAATTATATATGATGCGCAAAGTAGTATAA